The nucleotide window AGGTCTTGGATGAATTTCTTGATATCCATTACATCCTCGCCGCTCTCAAGCAGTTTCGATTGACCGGATCCGCGTTGGTCGTAGAGGACACATCTGTATTTTTGGGCGAATAGCTCTCCCATTGGACGGTAAAGCAGGTGATCCCAACTACCATGAAGGCAAACTAAGGTCGGTCCTGTACCGATCTCAAACCATGCCATTTCATGCCCGTTCACCTTCAAGGTATGTTCTTTCCAAGCGTGCATCGTTCTCAACTCCGTGCCAATAATTGTGGGGTGTAAAGCAGAAATGAGATGTTAGTATCACATCTTCCTGCGTGAATAGTGCCTTGACAATATTTTCATCAACTTTCTATCGAAGATGTTTCAAGTTCTCGACAGGCTTTCAGCAAAGCCTCTTGAATGTTTAGAAACTCAAGGTATCCGGGAGACAGTGGATATTTTGTAATATCGAACGGCTCCAATGGATTTTCGATTTTCTGCCTTGCAAAGGAATAGAGTGATTTCTGAGCCTCTGTTGCCTCTGGCACTTGGTCAAACGGCATCCGACAATTGTTATGCCATAGTCGGGGATCAACTGCATCTACTATCGCCTGAATCGGTGAAAGTCGGGACTCAAACTTTGAGTTTAAGAATTCAGCTAGCCTCTTAGCCTGCACACAAGGTTCACGCATAATATCTTCATAACCAAGAAAGAGTCGGTGCTGTGCATCTTCCGTGTGCTGTAGTATCAGTGTCATCATGTGCTGCCAACGCAACAAATTCATCGCGACAAACGAAATACGAACTTTCACATTGGACGGCATAATGAACTTCTGCCACGACACTGCGGTGTCGAGAGGGTTGCGAACGGTGATGATATAAATCGCATCGCTCCAAATCTGTTTCCAAAAGGGTAAAAAATGGCTGAGTGCCGGATCCTTCCAAAACCAAGGTCTGCCTTTGTCCATTTGAGACATCAATTCAATAGCTTTCGTTCTATACACAGGATCAGCGGCTTTATCTTCGATTCGCTGTTGGAAGTCACGATCCCACCAAGTTGCCCCGGAAGCGAAATCACCTAACTCTGCCAACAAATCCCATAACGGCAGGAATTCCCAATACCCTCTGGGCGCATGTACATCCGCTTCATGCAACGTTTCGGGTGCCCCGGCATACGCACCCCATCGGTGCACCATCTCAGCAACGACAGAGGTTCCGCTGCGCTCTACACCAAGCACAATAATTGGTAGGTGGCAACTTAGGTCAAACATATTCCTCCACGAAAGATCGCTCGCCCCTCTCCTCCTGTTTCCGCTTCATCTCTGCAATTTCTTGGTCTGTCAGACGCTCTTTGTCCGTCACAACAGTCTGTTCGACTAATTTTAGCTTCAACTCTCGATTGGTCAGCCACTCCCAGCGGGTGGCATTTACTGGGTGGGGATGTGGGTGCACGTCATCAGGACCAATCTCATCGGCAACGGTATAGAGATAACCGGGAGCCACGCCATCATGCTTAACCGTACCGCCTTCGGACTGAGTGAGTAGTGACGGTCTGTGAGAGAACGCTTTCGCCACAATTTTGTTCTGTGTTATTGAACTTCCGACCCTGAGTGTGGTCAATTCTTGCTGAGAGCCGTGATACCATGTCAGCGTATAGTCAAAATCTTGCATCGGTTGTCTCCTGAACGGATACCTAAACGCACAACGGGGGCACGCTGTGCAATTCAGTTCTAATTTGCTTAAGGCGCGAAATCAAATGATAACGCATCCCCCAAAGGCACATATCCAATTTTGGCGTAGATACTGTTAGAAGTTGGATTTGATAAATCAGTATATAGGTTACAAAAAGAGTAGCGATCTGAAAGCAGTTTCTTTGTCAACGACCAAACGCATGAGGTCGCATATCCTTTATTGCGATGCTCCGGCGGCGTGTACACCGTATTGATTGTCGTACCATTTTTCGTTGGTCGGAACTCCTTAGCGATGGAGACCGGACCACCATCATCCCAAATATACAGTTGCCGATTCTTGATGTACTGCTCGACGTTGCTTTTGGCAGAGTCAACATCCACATGCTCACCTACTGCCTCCGAAAAAGCGACAATCCATTGCGTCATGAGTGGATGGTCACTTATACCTGCCAAGCGTAACTTTCCCGGAGACAACGGTACATCAGCCACCGTTTTGGCTTCAAACACACGCATTCGCATAGCCACTTTGGATGAGACACCAGCCATCCCCTCAGTCCAACACTCAGAAAAGGCTTGGGCTTCGGCTGCCGGTCCCACAACGCCCGGTATTGACATATCAATTTCACGTAGGTAGCGTGTCAGATGAACCATAGCTACCTTGACGCTTGTGTCAATTCTGCTCAGGATGAGTCTCCTAGGTGGTGTCACGATTGCCACGCCCACCGCTCTACCTCGATCCAAGATACTCAACAGCAGCGGTGCATCAGGTCCGTCACAGGGTGGTTCTTGGCAAAGTGTGTGAGCCACTCCAATCGGTAAATTGTTTTCACTTTCATTCAATTCCAAGTAGGCACCTGAAATTGAAATGAGCTCGTTTGCGTTGTTGTGAGATTGTATTTTGACCATTTTGTGTCCTAAAATTACCGTTTACGGGCGATAATAGAATTGAAGGTTACGCCTTCACGAGGGTTTAACCTACGGTAGTACTCCAATCTGAATGATTGTTGGACGATTTCAAGGAGCGTCTCCGGTTCCCAAAACGAGAAAAATCGCTTCGGTTCGTATGTATCTTGTTCTAGAATACCTTCAAAATTTTCTCCGCCCCAAAGTCCAAGATACATTAAGCCATTTCCGTTGAGTCGGGTCGCGATCAGACTGAAAATCTGCCCAATATCCTTCTTTGGTATGTGTAGCAGGCAATTCAGCGTATACACTGCGTCAAAGGTCTCATCAATTTGATCGAGGTTGTAGCAATCCAANNNNNNNNNNNNNNNNNNNNNNNNNNNNNNNNNNNNNNNNNNNNNNNNNNNNNNNCTTTGAAAGAACTGGGCATCTCGACCAGGACCGCAGCCAATTTCAAGGATGGTCTTTCGTCGTTCAGCCTTTAAGAGTTTTAGAAACTCTGACCGTTCTCGTTTTTTAAATTCATCGGTAGTGCTAGACTCCCTTTGATGAGCATGTTTTTCATAAGACTCAATGAGCGTGTCGGTGAATTGCATCATATAATAACCGTTGGTGCTAGTTAGTGAGAAAACCGTTTCCACATTGTTCAAATCGCTTTGTATTCCGATTTATCGGGGAGTTCATTGGTCATTAGTCGATTGGTTCATTCATTCTTCTTACGTTCCCCCCTTCGGATACACATGTCGCCCCTCTGGGGCTTTAGGATATTTGTTTATCCGTGTACTATAGACATGTCGCCCCTCTGGGGCTAAATGAACCGGTGAACTAATGATTTTCACGCATCACGTTATTAACAGCTGCAAACTAGCACCATTGGTTAATAGTGTTCTTGATAGTTGTAGCGCTTAATTTGGCGGGAGAGCAATCTTATAAGCCTACCACTCCAAAGAATGCCAGTGCTGCGAACAATGAAAGGATGACTTTGTTGATATGATATTATGTTATACTGTAATCCTCTCTTAATGCAAATAATTCTATCTTTCTACAAATTAACCTTCTGATAACCTGCCACTGACAAAAATGCCAATTATCGCAGTCGAACATCTGAGCAAACATTTCAAAGTCCATAAACGCCGCACCGGGTTTTGGGGAAGTCTCAGCAGCACGGTTTCGCGCAAGCACGATATTATCAAAGCGGTTGATAATGTAAACTTCTCCCTTGAGCGTGGAGAGTTGGTGGGCTACATCGGTGCCAACGGGGCGGGGAAATCGACAACCATCAAGATGCTGACAGGGATTCTTGTGCCAACTTCGGGACATATTGATGTGATGGGGTTGACGCCGTATCGTCACCGAAAGGAAAATACGCGCCGGATCGGTGTGGTGTTTGGACAACGAACCCAACTCTGGTGGGATCTACCCGTTATTGACTCATTTGAATTGCTCAAGCATATCTACGAAATCCCGCATAACCTGTACAAGCAGAACCTCGAATTTTTCAGTGAACTGTTGCAGTTGCGGCCATTTCTGTCTACGCCGGTGCGAAGATTGAGCCTTGGACAGCGGATGCGGTGTGATCTAACCGCTGCACTGTTACATAACCCGGAGATCCTGTACTTAGATGAGCCGACCATCGGCTTGGATGTCGTTGCCAAAGAGCAGGTTCGTCAGTTTCTAAAACAGGTTAACGCGGAACGTCAAGTCACGGTTATCCTGACGACGCATGACCTCAACGATGTCGAGAAGGTTTGCCAGCGATTGATTATCATTGACAGCGGCAAAATCATCTATGACGGTGGGATTGATGCTTTGAAAGAACGTTACGGCAAAACCCGGATACTCATTGTTGATCTCGCACAGGCGTATTCCGATATTCAACTTGAGGGGGTGGATCTGACCCGTCGCGATGGCAATCGTATCTGGCTTGCATTTGATCGCGATACCATTTCCGCTTCTGAGGTCATTGCACAATTGACGGGGCGTTATGAGATTCAAGATTTGACGATATCGGAACCGGAGATTGAGGAGATTGTTCGACGCATCTATGAGTTGGGGGTGCATTAATACCCGCGGATCATATATGATGAAGAAATATCTCACATTTACGGTGAAAGCCTTTCAGCGGACGCTGACATATCGATTTGAGCTATGGATGGAACTGTTTATCAACGTGCTGTTCATGCTGGTCTATGTCTATCTATGGAAGGCGCTATACACAGGACGGACATCGGTGGAAGGGTACGACCTGAATAGGATTCTGACATACATCGTCGTCTCGCAGACCCTATTGACCTTCACGTTTACACTACGGATCGCGCGTATTATCGAAGAGAAGGTACGCACGGGCGAGGTGGTCACCGATTTAATGAAGCCGATCGATTTTCAATTGATGACGCTTGCGACGGCTGCGGGGACTTCAAGCCATACGGCACTATTCAATATGCTCCCAAAATTCTTGCTGTTTTACGGTGCGTTTGGGCTATCGCTACCACCATCGCTTTTGACAGTATTCCTCTTTATCATGAGCGTGGTTTTAGGGTATGTCATTCTGTTCAGTATAGAATTTATAATTGGTATTTTTGCCTTCTGGCTTGTCGAGATCCGTGGTCTCTATGCCTTCGTTATATGGGGGTTGGCTATGTTGTTTTCCGGTTACTTTTTGCCTTTGGAGTTTTATCCTGATTTCCTAGCCAAGGTTGCAGCGGTCTTGCCGTTTCGTGCAATTATCTATTTTCCAACCGCCATTTACACCGGCCAATTAATAGGGGAGAGTCTGGTCACGGCGCTCTTAATACAATTGACTTGGGTAGCTGTGTTGGTGGGGATTGGACGGTTGGCATACCGGGCAGCTTTCCGTAAACTGGTGATTCAGGGCGGATAGAATAGACGTTTCTGAAAATGCGTGGTAGGACTAATCCTCGTGGTTGTCCTTTGGGCAGGCACAAGACCTGCCCCTACATTTGACGGGAAGGGAAGGAACAAAAAGTTCTCGGTTATGCGACGCTACTTCAAACTCTACTTTCTTCTCGCTGGAGCGTATGTACGTTCTCGGCTGCAATACCGACTCTCGTTCGGTCTCATGTGTTTCGGTATTGTTATCAGTGAAGTCTGCTTGCTTGGCTTGTTAGCGGCGCTGCTCGCCAAGTTTCGCACTGTTAATGGCTGGACGTGGGCAGAGGTGGTATTTCTGTACGGCTTAGGAAACTTGGCGCATTCATTCATGCGGATACTGGGGAGCCAATTAGACGATTTTGATCGATACATCATTCGCGGGGAGTTGGACGGTGTGTTAATTAGACCTGTGCCACCACTATTCTACATCCTTGCAAGCCGTATAGAATTAATTCACGTTTCGCGGGCGTTGACAAGTGTTGTAATCTTTGTCGTTGCGTTCCATTTGAGCGGGATTCGCTGGACGCTGGACGTCGCGCTGTTCACTCTCACAACGATTTTGAGTGGCACACTGATTATGTTCACACTCATGCTCATTAGTGCGACCATTGCGCTATGGACGACAAAATCGGGCAAATTGACGGATCTGCTCATTAGCGCGACCAAAGAAGCGACGGCTTTTCCAATCTCCATCTATCCGCTTGCCGTACGGCTACTTTTGACGTTTGTTCTCCCCGTCGCTTTCGTGACGTATTATCCCGCGCAACGTCTTCTTCAGAAGGGCGATTTTCTCGGTATGCCTGAACTCTTTCAATTCGCAGCACCGGTCGTCGCGTTGGTGATGCTTTGTGTTAGCTATCTGTTCTGGTGCAGCGGGCTACGACGTTATCACAGCACAGGTTCCTGAGGATTTTGGGGCAAGGTTGATTTTTCCTTGCGCTTCGCCGGTTGGTATGTTAAAATAAAAACATTCAAGTGGGGCATTAGCTCAGTTGGGAGAGCGCTTGCATGGCATGCAAGAAGTCATCGGTTCAAGTCCGATATGCTCCACCTTTTTTGTGCCCACAGATCTACCTACCTGTCGCTCGGTTTTGGTGTGTTGTCTTCTCTCTTTGGAGCAGTGCTGAAGCGGGGCGGTAAACCGTTGTGTAGCACACCGAGGATGGTCAGATGCAGCTGTGCACGCGGAGGCAGAGACTTGAGGAGATTCTCTTCAGCGATCTTAACCTTCTGTTCCTGTGCTAAGCGTTGCTGGTGAAATTTTTTCAAAATCTCCCGGACCTCTTCATCTGATGTCATCTTATCTTTAGCAAGCCGGTTCAGGGGCTTCAGATTTTCGATTGCTTGGCGGTGGGTTTGACGTTTGAATTCCCATAGGGCTTTGATCCGCTCCTTCTGTTCCGCTGTCACCCCGAGTGCTTCTAGCGTCACCCCTTCCTTCCTAGTGCCATCCTCCGTCTTTTGTGCCCATGTCACGAAGCCGAAAAATGTGGCGAATATCAAAAGGGCGAGTGCAAGGTTGATATAGAATTTAAGCATGTTTCACCTCTTAGCAGACGTTTCCTGTTTTTGGCGAATTGTAGCCAACTGTCTTCAGTATTGCAAAAGAATACCACAATGCCCTTAACCTGTCAAACGATGGAGACCTGTTAGCGGGTTGATGCTGCTTCTCAAAGATTTATCAATAATTGATCTGCCCAATTTTGTGAAAAGATGTTATTATGTTGTCGCTGCATCTACAATATTGCGCCAAAGATAAACTATCAAATCTGATACCAATCTCTTTGTCAATTTCTATGGGATAATATTTTTCTGAGTAACTCTGCTAAATGAAAGGAAAGAAGCAAATGAAAGCGTTGCTGTTAAGCCCAGGAAATGCCCATTTTGAAGGGCACTTAGGCACATTACAGGAATTGCCGGAGGTCGATGGCATTTTTATTTGGGGAGAAGACCAAGCTGCCCTAGAATCCCTCCAACAATCGGGAGAAGATAAGGTGGAAAGCATCACCACCGATTTGGATGAAATTCTGGCGCGGGACGATGTCTTCTTTGCTATTGCCACTATGAGAACGGACTTGAAGCCCGATGTTTTTATACGGATATTAGAATCCGGCAAACACCTAATGGCAGAGAAGCCGGTCGGCAGAACCGCTCTAGATGTACAACGAGTTGTCGATGCGGCGGAGCGCGCAGGGATGCAGTTGGGTGTCTGCTATCAGAATCGGTACAATCCGATGATTCGTGAAGCACGGGATCTTATAGGACAGGGCTTGTTGGGACCGCTGATGTCGATTGAGATGCGGATGCTAACGACGCAGGTACAATACCGTAACCCTGATGGCTGGCTATTTCGCCACGAATACGCCGGGAGTGGAATCTTGGCGTGGTTGGGTTGTCACTATATCGACATGTTACGCTACGTCACTCACGACGAGATCGTGTCGGTGTCCGCCGAGGTCGCAACACGCAGCGGCGAGAATATCGACGTTGAGGATATTGCTACGCTCTCTTTTCGTCTGCGTTCGGGAGCGGTTGGTTCTTTGCATGCGGGATATACCCTT belongs to Candidatus Poribacteria bacterium and includes:
- a CDS encoding sulfotransferase, whose translation is MFDLSCHLPIIVLGVERSGTSVVAEMVHRWGAYAGAPETLHEADVHAPRGYWEFLPLWDLLAELGDFASGATWWDRDFQQRIEDKAADPVYRTKAIELMSQMDKGRPWFWKDPALSHFLPFWKQIWSDAIYIITVRNPLDTAVSWQKFIMPSNVKVRISFVAMNLLRWQHMMTLILQHTEDAQHRLFLGYEDIMREPCVQAKRLAEFLNSKFESRLSPIQAIVDAVDPRLWHNNCRMPFDQVPEATEAQKSLYSFARQKIENPLEPFDITKYPLSPGYLEFLNIQEALLKACRELETSSIES
- a CDS encoding GNAT family N-acetyltransferase produces the protein MVKIQSHNNANELISISGAYLELNESENNLPIGVAHTLCQEPPCDGPDAPLLLSILDRGRAVGVAIVTPPRRLILSRIDTSVKVAMVHLTRYLREIDMSIPGVVGPAAEAQAFSECWTEGMAGVSSKVAMRMRVFEAKTVADVPLSPGKLRLAGISDHPLMTQWIVAFSEAVGEHVDVDSAKSNVEQYIKNRQLYIWDDGGPVSIAKEFRPTKNGTTINTVYTPPEHRNKGYATSCVWSLTKKLLSDRYSFCNLYTDLSNPTSNSIYAKIGYVPLGDALSFDFAP
- a CDS encoding class I SAM-dependent methyltransferase, giving the protein LDCYNLDQIDETFDAVYTLNCLLHIPKKDIGQIFSLIATRLNGNGLMYLGLWGGENFEGILEQDTYEPKRFFSFWEPETLLEIVQQSFRLEYYRRLNPREGVTFNSIIARKR
- a CDS encoding ATP-binding cassette domain-containing protein, with translation MPIIAVEHLSKHFKVHKRRTGFWGSLSSTVSRKHDIIKAVDNVNFSLERGELVGYIGANGAGKSTTIKMLTGILVPTSGHIDVMGLTPYRHRKENTRRIGVVFGQRTQLWWDLPVIDSFELLKHIYEIPHNLYKQNLEFFSELLQLRPFLSTPVRRLSLGQRMRCDLTAALLHNPEILYLDEPTIGLDVVAKEQVRQFLKQVNAERQVTVILTTHDLNDVEKVCQRLIIIDSGKIIYDGGIDALKERYGKTRILIVDLAQAYSDIQLEGVDLTRRDGNRIWLAFDRDTISASEVIAQLTGRYEIQDLTISEPEIEEIVRRIYELGVH
- a CDS encoding ABC-2 family transporter protein, yielding MMKKYLTFTVKAFQRTLTYRFELWMELFINVLFMLVYVYLWKALYTGRTSVEGYDLNRILTYIVVSQTLLTFTFTLRIARIIEEKVRTGEVVTDLMKPIDFQLMTLATAAGTSSHTALFNMLPKFLLFYGAFGLSLPPSLLTVFLFIMSVVLGYVILFSIEFIIGIFAFWLVEIRGLYAFVIWGLAMLFSGYFLPLEFYPDFLAKVAAVLPFRAIIYFPTAIYTGQLIGESLVTALLIQLTWVAVLVGIGRLAYRAAFRKLVIQGG
- a CDS encoding ABC-2 family transporter protein gives rise to the protein MRRYFKLYFLLAGAYVRSRLQYRLSFGLMCFGIVISEVCLLGLLAALLAKFRTVNGWTWAEVVFLYGLGNLAHSFMRILGSQLDDFDRYIIRGELDGVLIRPVPPLFYILASRIELIHVSRALTSVVIFVVAFHLSGIRWTLDVALFTLTTILSGTLIMFTLMLISATIALWTTKSGKLTDLLISATKEATAFPISIYPLAVRLLLTFVLPVAFVTYYPAQRLLQKGDFLGMPELFQFAAPVVALVMLCVSYLFWCSGLRRYHSTGS
- a CDS encoding Gfo/Idh/MocA family oxidoreductase produces the protein MKALLLSPGNAHFEGHLGTLQELPEVDGIFIWGEDQAALESLQQSGEDKVESITTDLDEILARDDVFFAIATMRTDLKPDVFIRILESGKHLMAEKPVGRTALDVQRVVDAAERAGMQLGVCYQNRYNPMIREARDLIGQGLLGPLMSIEMRMLTTQVQYRNPDGWLFRHEYAGSGILAWLGCHYIDMLRYVTHDEIVSVSAEVATRSGENIDVEDIATLSFRLRSGAVGSLHAGYTLALSGSKYPNQPSYDTYVGVNGQSGRIHWGSPGVAEHMSVETTQGSWASAPQREFDYTLGQSPAYGGIAGEAFIRDFIRAGQGEGAPPASGRDALQVARIIDAALESSQTGRRVEVEQP